Proteins encoded in a region of the Streptomyces sp. NBC_00310 genome:
- a CDS encoding cupin domain-containing protein, which translates to MKAFRLDELEAERAANDGAYLQFLRERNMSVGLYALDAGELDPQRPHSQDEVYLVVSGRAALTVGLETTQVARGSVVYVPAGVAHKFHHISEDLRVVVVFSPPEG; encoded by the coding sequence ATGAAGGCATTCCGGTTGGACGAACTGGAGGCGGAGCGCGCCGCCAATGACGGTGCCTATCTGCAGTTCCTGCGCGAGCGGAACATGTCGGTCGGCCTGTACGCGCTCGATGCCGGCGAGCTCGATCCGCAGAGGCCGCACAGCCAGGACGAGGTGTACCTCGTGGTGAGCGGCCGGGCGGCACTCACGGTCGGCCTGGAGACCACCCAGGTCGCGCGCGGCAGCGTCGTGTACGTGCCCGCCGGGGTCGCCCACAAGTTCCACCACATCTCAGAGGACTTGAGGGTCGTGGTGGTGTTCTCTCCGCCGGAGGGCTGA
- a CDS encoding phage holin family protein produces MMNFLVKTIANAGALAVAVWLLDKITLTGDSTGKKIGTLLLVALVFGLVNAVVKPLLKLLTLPLFILTLGLFTLVVNALMLLLTSWLADKLDLSFHVEGFWTAVLGGLIISIVSWALSLVLPDGD; encoded by the coding sequence ATGATGAATTTCCTAGTCAAGACGATCGCCAACGCAGGCGCCCTGGCGGTCGCTGTCTGGCTGCTCGACAAGATCACGCTGACCGGGGACAGCACGGGCAAGAAGATCGGCACGCTGCTGCTGGTCGCCCTCGTCTTCGGCCTGGTGAACGCGGTGGTCAAGCCGCTCTTGAAGCTGCTGACCCTCCCGCTGTTCATCCTGACACTCGGCCTGTTCACGCTGGTCGTGAACGCCCTGATGCTGCTGCTCACCTCGTGGCTGGCCGACAAGCTCGACCTGAGTTTCCACGTGGAGGGCTTCTGGACCGCCGTCCTCGGCGGCCTGATCATCTCGATAGTCTCCTGGGCGCTCTCCCTCGTCCTGCCCGACGGGGACTGA
- a CDS encoding low molecular weight protein-tyrosine-phosphatase, with the protein MTYRVCFVCTGNICRSPMAESVFRARVEEAGLDGLVEVDSAGTGGWHEGDAADPRTVSVLEANGYGSMHAARQFQVSWFSRLDLVIALDEGHLKALRRLAPTAADADKIRLLRSYDPAADDDLDVPDPYYGGMDGFEECLELVEAASPGLLAAVREKVEAGIT; encoded by the coding sequence ATGACCTACCGAGTCTGCTTCGTCTGCACCGGCAACATCTGCCGCTCCCCGATGGCCGAGTCCGTCTTCCGTGCCCGCGTGGAGGAGGCCGGGCTCGACGGCCTGGTCGAGGTCGACAGCGCGGGCACCGGGGGCTGGCACGAGGGCGACGCCGCCGATCCGCGTACCGTCTCCGTTCTGGAGGCGAACGGCTACGGCAGCATGCACGCGGCCCGGCAGTTCCAGGTCTCCTGGTTCTCCCGCCTCGACCTCGTCATCGCCCTCGACGAAGGCCACCTCAAGGCCCTGCGCCGCCTCGCGCCGACCGCTGCGGACGCGGACAAGATCCGGCTTCTGCGCTCCTACGACCCCGCCGCGGACGACGACCTCGATGTTCCGGACCCCTACTACGGCGGCATGGACGGGTTCGAGGAGTGCCTGGAACTCGTGGAGGCGGCGAGCCCCGGTCTGCTGGCCGCCGTACGCGAAAAGGTGGAGGCTGGGATCACATGA
- a CDS encoding cystathionine gamma-lyase, giving the protein MSTDDLASGPGDGTRAVRAGLPEPVKHEPTLPGPVFAAHYHLPGEPTGPYAYGRDQNPTWTLLERAIGELEAPGQDAAETLVFASGMAAISAVLFSQLRSGDVLVLPSDGYNVLPLAGEQLRSYGIEVRSAPTGGDAQLDALDGARLLWLETPSNPGLDVCDVRRLSEAARARGCLVAVDNTLATPLGQRPLDLGADFAVASGTKQLTGHGDVLLGYVVGRDASLMAGVRRWRKIVGAIPGPMEAWLAHRSLATLQLRADRQSVNALAVAEALKGRPGVTGVRYPGLPDDPSHKIASQQMRRYGCVVSFALPTRARADVFLDALGLVDDATSFGGVRSTAERRGRWGGDAVPEGFIRFSAGAEDTDDLVADVLRALAVATG; this is encoded by the coding sequence ATGAGCACGGACGACCTCGCGTCGGGCCCCGGTGACGGCACCCGCGCGGTGCGGGCCGGACTGCCCGAGCCCGTCAAGCACGAGCCGACCCTCCCCGGACCGGTCTTCGCCGCCCACTACCACCTGCCTGGTGAGCCCACCGGCCCGTACGCCTACGGGCGCGATCAGAACCCCACCTGGACGCTCCTGGAGCGTGCCATCGGCGAACTGGAGGCACCCGGACAGGACGCCGCAGAGACTCTCGTCTTCGCATCCGGCATGGCCGCCATCTCGGCCGTGCTCTTCTCCCAGCTGCGCTCCGGAGACGTCCTCGTCCTGCCGAGCGACGGCTACAACGTGCTGCCTCTGGCCGGTGAACAGCTGCGTTCGTACGGCATCGAGGTGCGCAGCGCCCCGACGGGCGGCGACGCCCAGCTCGACGCTCTCGACGGTGCCAGGCTGCTGTGGCTCGAGACGCCGTCGAACCCGGGGCTGGACGTGTGCGACGTGCGGCGGCTGAGCGAGGCGGCACGCGCGCGTGGCTGTCTCGTGGCGGTCGACAACACCCTGGCGACCCCGCTCGGGCAGCGGCCGCTGGACCTGGGCGCCGACTTCGCCGTGGCCAGTGGCACCAAGCAGCTGACCGGTCACGGGGACGTCCTGCTCGGATACGTCGTCGGACGCGATGCCTCACTCATGGCCGGTGTACGACGGTGGCGCAAGATCGTCGGAGCGATCCCGGGCCCGATGGAGGCCTGGCTCGCGCACCGCTCGCTCGCCACGCTCCAACTGCGCGCCGACCGGCAGAGCGTCAACGCCCTGGCGGTGGCCGAGGCGCTCAAGGGCCGGCCCGGGGTGACCGGGGTGCGGTATCCGGGGCTGCCGGACGATCCCTCGCACAAGATCGCCTCGCAGCAGATGCGGCGCTACGGGTGTGTGGTGTCGTTCGCGTTGCCCACGCGCGCGCGTGCCGACGTGTTCCTCGACGCACTCGGCCTTGTGGACGACGCCACCAGCTTCGGCGGGGTGCGCTCCACCGCCGAGCGGCGCGGCCGTTGGGGAGGCGACGCGGTGCCGGAGGGCTTCATTCGTTTCTCGGCCGGCGCGGAGGACACCGACGATCTGGTGGCGGACGTGCTGCGGGCGCTCGCTGTTGCTACCGGCTAG
- a CDS encoding IS701 family transposase codes for MDAHEVNRARAKLALFVADVFASVPRKDQRAKSDCYLRGLMVDGRRKSIQAMASRLPDGNEQNLQQFVNQSTWDPVPVRRRIAERMVPRIGPDAWAVDDVSFPKDGKMSVAVAHQYCGALGKQANCQVAVSVHAVSDTASCPLQWRLFVPREWADDPVRRRRTGVPEEVGHREKWRLALDVFDELAGWGLVPPAVVADAGYGQNADFRDGLERRNIGYVVAIRSDVTVHPHDAVPAAPPWSGNGRKPQPRYRDKPSPVAALAADQGRQAFTEVTWREGSRGPMRSRFLALRVRPAGVRSRRLAQAAATAQEGLWDGVLPDVTLLVEWPEGAEAPTDYWLSNLPADTPHAELVRLAKIRWRIEHDYRELKHGLGLDHFEGRSWTGWHHHVTLVTAAHAFLTEQRLAPKADTADSPSTRSSTPSRTC; via the coding sequence GTGGATGCACATGAAGTGAACCGTGCCCGGGCGAAGTTGGCGTTGTTCGTGGCCGATGTGTTCGCGTCGGTGCCGCGCAAGGATCAGCGGGCCAAGAGTGACTGCTATCTGCGGGGACTGATGGTGGACGGTCGCCGCAAGTCCATCCAGGCCATGGCCTCGCGGCTGCCGGACGGCAACGAGCAGAACCTGCAGCAGTTCGTGAACCAGTCGACCTGGGATCCCGTGCCGGTGCGGCGGCGGATCGCGGAACGGATGGTGCCGAGAATCGGCCCGGATGCCTGGGCGGTCGACGATGTGTCGTTTCCCAAGGACGGGAAGATGTCGGTCGCTGTCGCTCACCAGTACTGCGGGGCTTTGGGCAAGCAGGCCAACTGTCAGGTCGCGGTCAGCGTGCACGCGGTCTCCGACACCGCGTCCTGTCCGCTGCAGTGGCGCCTGTTCGTGCCCCGGGAGTGGGCGGATGATCCGGTCCGCCGACGCAGGACGGGGGTTCCTGAGGAGGTCGGGCACCGGGAGAAGTGGCGCCTGGCCCTGGACGTCTTCGACGAGCTGGCCGGGTGGGGGCTGGTGCCGCCGGCGGTGGTGGCCGACGCCGGCTACGGGCAGAACGCCGACTTCCGCGACGGGCTGGAACGTCGGAACATCGGCTACGTGGTGGCGATCCGCTCGGACGTGACCGTCCACCCGCACGATGCGGTGCCCGCTGCCCCGCCCTGGTCCGGCAACGGCCGCAAGCCTCAGCCCCGCTACCGCGACAAGCCGTCCCCGGTGGCCGCGCTCGCGGCGGACCAGGGGCGGCAGGCCTTCACCGAGGTGACCTGGCGTGAAGGCTCACGCGGGCCGATGCGCTCGCGCTTTCTGGCGCTGCGCGTGCGGCCGGCCGGTGTCCGGTCCCGCCGCCTTGCCCAGGCCGCCGCCACCGCGCAGGAGGGTTTGTGGGACGGTGTCCTGCCCGACGTCACGCTGCTGGTCGAATGGCCCGAAGGCGCCGAAGCACCCACCGATTACTGGCTGTCGAACCTGCCGGCCGACACCCCGCACGCTGAACTGGTCCGCCTGGCCAAGATCCGCTGGCGCATAGAACACGACTACCGGGAACTCAAACACGGCCTCGGCCTGGACCACTTCGAAGGACGTTCCTGGACCGGCTGGCACCACCACGTCACCCTGGTCACCGCCGCCCACGCGTTCCTCACCGAACAGCGCCTGGCCCCAAAAGCCGATACGGCGGACTCACCCTCTACCAGATCCTCGACACCATCCAGGACCTGCTGA
- a CDS encoding LysR family transcriptional regulator translates to MDLALLRTFVTVHRAGSFTRAAALLGLSQPAVTSQIRTLERQLGRPLFLRQARGVTPTTIGDELAHKAAPHLDALVEIAETGLDDDSSLRTLHLAGPPEFTAERALPALTELTGDDGQGFTLRVSFGNAEETLEGLAAGHHDLVITTAQPRGALLTAAPLCDEEHVLVAAPRWADEISPGRLRRKGAHALEDLPLVEVHESLPFIARYWASVFDSRPAVSGTVVVPDLRAVLACAISGAGLAVLPHYLCASALERGDLVTLLDPAVPPLRTYFLVVRTGTLAMPHIARAHEWLLESSGNWS, encoded by the coding sequence ATGGATCTGGCCTTACTGCGAACGTTCGTGACCGTGCACCGGGCCGGTTCCTTCACCCGCGCGGCTGCCCTGCTCGGCCTCTCGCAGCCGGCCGTCACCTCGCAGATACGCACCCTGGAACGCCAGTTGGGCCGCCCCCTCTTCCTGCGCCAGGCCCGGGGAGTGACCCCGACGACCATCGGCGACGAACTCGCCCACAAGGCGGCGCCACATCTGGACGCGCTGGTGGAGATCGCCGAGACCGGCCTCGACGACGACTCCTCCTTACGGACCCTCCATCTCGCCGGTCCACCGGAGTTCACCGCCGAGCGGGCCCTGCCCGCCCTCACCGAGCTGACCGGGGACGACGGCCAGGGCTTCACGCTGCGGGTCTCTTTCGGGAACGCCGAAGAGACGCTGGAAGGCCTCGCCGCCGGGCACCACGACCTGGTCATCACCACCGCCCAGCCGCGTGGTGCCCTGCTCACCGCGGCTCCCCTCTGCGACGAGGAACACGTCCTGGTCGCCGCCCCGCGCTGGGCGGACGAGATCAGTCCTGGCAGGTTGCGCCGTAAGGGGGCACACGCCCTGGAGGACCTGCCCCTCGTCGAGGTGCACGAGTCCCTGCCCTTCATCGCCCGCTACTGGGCCTCGGTCTTCGACTCCCGGCCCGCCGTCTCCGGCACCGTCGTCGTCCCGGACCTGCGCGCGGTCCTCGCCTGTGCGATCTCGGGCGCCGGACTGGCCGTGCTGCCCCACTACCTGTGCGCCTCCGCCCTGGAACGCGGAGACCTCGTCACGCTCCTCGACCCTGCGGTGCCCCCGCTGCGGACCTATTTCCTGGTGGTCCGAACGGGCACCCTGGCCATGCCGCACATCGCGCGGGCGCATGAGTGGCTGTTGGAGTCCTCCGGAAACTGGTCCTGA
- a CDS encoding NUDIX hydrolase, which yields MTVRPVVKRTARAVLLDGDDLILIKRTKPGMDPYWLTPGGGVEPEDTTVVDALHREVHEELGAKITDVVPCFVDTVEHIGEDGGATGVKVQHFFVCRLESMDPSKRHGPEVDEPQGEYEIVRIPFTRVGIASVHLVPLSLRHYLDGNIEGVRAMHAPDLG from the coding sequence ATGACCGTACGACCCGTGGTCAAGCGCACCGCCCGCGCCGTTCTGCTCGACGGCGACGACCTGATCCTGATCAAGCGGACCAAGCCGGGCATGGATCCCTACTGGCTCACGCCGGGCGGCGGCGTCGAGCCGGAGGACACGACGGTCGTCGACGCGCTCCACCGAGAAGTGCACGAGGAGCTCGGCGCCAAGATCACCGACGTGGTCCCCTGTTTCGTCGACACCGTCGAACACATCGGCGAGGACGGCGGCGCCACCGGCGTGAAGGTCCAGCACTTCTTCGTCTGCCGCCTGGAGTCCATGGACCCCTCCAAGCGGCACGGCCCCGAGGTGGACGAGCCTCAGGGCGAGTACGAGATCGTGCGCATCCCCTTCACCCGGGTCGGCATCGCCTCCGTGCACCTCGTCCCGTTGTCCCTGCGGCACTACCTGGACGGGAACATCGAGGGCGTACGAGCGATGCACGCGCCCGACCTGGGCTGA
- a CDS encoding globin domain-containing protein — protein MLEARQTMDAPTTTSAGNGTSEGTDGGGWFTPRTSPPSPGADQEPEGNRLAALRPVGRSQEPPKGSQQNREGTVRERIQTSADLPPSAPPSPQPAPPAAEHASEHSVFDTRVPVQRGGTDAAASPDAVLIRRTMDEVGPVADKVTSYFYALLFVQHPELRSMFPPAMDAQRDRLLKALLTAAEHIDNAPVLVDYLQNLGRGHRKYGTQAEHYPAVGECLIGALSRYAKASWSGETEAAWVRAYTTISQVMIDAAAADELRAPPWWLAEVVSHDLRTSDTAVITVRPNQPYPFLAGQYTSLETPWWPRIWRHYSFASAPRSDGLLSFHVKAISAGWVSNSLVHRARPGDVLRLGPPAGAMTVDHTSDSGLLCLGGGTGIAPIKAIVEDVAEHGRHRPVEVFYGARTGQDLYDLDTLLRLQQSNSWLEVRPVVDRHGLLQLPDAIRDHGPWNGYDAYLSGPPGMIRSGVDALKGAGVPSDRIRHDSVEELVAAGD, from the coding sequence ATGCTCGAGGCGAGGCAGACCATGGACGCTCCGACCACCACGTCGGCCGGCAACGGTACTTCGGAGGGCACTGACGGAGGCGGCTGGTTCACGCCGCGCACGTCTCCGCCGTCCCCCGGCGCAGACCAGGAGCCAGAGGGCAACCGCCTCGCAGCCCTGCGGCCCGTCGGCCGTTCCCAGGAGCCACCGAAGGGCTCACAGCAGAACCGGGAAGGCACCGTGCGGGAGCGAATACAGACCTCCGCGGACCTCCCTCCCAGCGCCCCGCCGAGCCCCCAGCCCGCCCCGCCCGCCGCGGAGCACGCCTCCGAGCACTCCGTCTTCGACACCCGTGTGCCCGTCCAGCGCGGCGGCACCGACGCCGCCGCCTCCCCCGACGCCGTTCTCATCCGGCGGACTATGGACGAGGTCGGACCCGTCGCCGACAAGGTCACCTCGTACTTCTACGCGCTGCTCTTCGTCCAGCACCCGGAGCTGCGCTCGATGTTCCCTCCCGCGATGGACGCCCAGCGCGACCGCCTGCTCAAGGCGCTGCTGACCGCCGCCGAGCACATCGACAACGCCCCGGTCCTCGTCGACTATCTGCAGAACCTCGGTCGCGGCCACCGTAAGTACGGAACCCAGGCCGAGCACTACCCGGCCGTCGGCGAGTGTCTGATCGGTGCGCTGAGCCGGTACGCCAAGGCGAGCTGGAGCGGCGAGACCGAGGCGGCCTGGGTCCGGGCGTACACGACGATCTCCCAGGTGATGATCGACGCGGCCGCGGCGGACGAGCTGCGAGCCCCGCCCTGGTGGCTCGCCGAGGTCGTCTCGCACGACCTGAGAACGTCGGACACAGCGGTCATCACCGTCCGCCCGAATCAGCCGTACCCCTTCCTCGCCGGGCAGTACACGAGCCTGGAGACCCCTTGGTGGCCGCGAATCTGGCGGCACTACTCGTTCGCATCGGCGCCCCGCTCGGACGGACTGCTGTCGTTCCACGTGAAGGCGATCTCCGCGGGCTGGGTCTCCAATTCGCTCGTGCACCGTGCCCGGCCCGGAGACGTGCTGCGACTGGGACCGCCGGCCGGCGCGATGACCGTCGACCACACCAGCGACAGCGGACTGCTCTGTCTGGGCGGCGGCACCGGTATCGCACCCATCAAGGCCATCGTGGAGGACGTCGCCGAGCACGGGCGGCACCGCCCGGTCGAGGTCTTCTACGGAGCCCGCACCGGCCAGGACCTCTACGACCTCGACACGCTGCTACGGCTGCAGCAGAGCAACTCGTGGCTCGAGGTCCGCCCCGTCGTGGACCGGCACGGGCTGCTCCAGCTGCCCGACGCCATACGTGACCACGGACCCTGGAACGGGTACGACGCGTACCTCTCGGGCCCTCCCGGCATGATCCGCAGCGGCGTGGACGCACTGAAGGGCGCCGGGGTGCCCTCGGATCGCATACGCCACGACTCGGTGGAGGAACTGGTGGCGGCCGGGGACTGA
- a CDS encoding hydrolase → MQAWLAAAPMTRLHLFGLDGTLLCRTAAPVEISRQLGLDKETAKLERDVVTGRILERLTTCGVPAAYGSRFPCSHYRACRSAGILTSAAKAEIADRLCAEFGVTHADCVAHGDSLSDAELVGTVPISVAVNADRHPMGLATHSCTGQDLWDAYELVRRAR, encoded by the coding sequence GTGCAGGCGTGGCTGGCCGCGGCTCCCATGACGAGACTGCACCTGTTCGGCCTGGACGGCACCCTGCTGTGCCGCACGGCGGCCCCGGTGGAGATCTCGCGACAACTCGGCCTCGACAAGGAGACAGCCAAGCTCGAACGGGACGTCGTGACGGGGCGCATCCTCGAGCGGCTCACGACTTGCGGCGTGCCCGCCGCGTACGGCTCGCGCTTCCCGTGTTCCCATTACCGAGCCTGTCGATCGGCCGGGATTCTCACGTCGGCGGCCAAGGCGGAGATCGCGGACCGGCTCTGTGCGGAGTTCGGGGTGACCCACGCCGACTGCGTCGCTCACGGCGACTCTCTCTCGGACGCGGAACTCGTCGGTACGGTGCCGATCTCGGTCGCCGTGAATGCCGACCGGCATCCGATGGGGCTGGCCACTCACTCGTGCACGGGGCAGGATCTGTGGGATGCCTATGAATTGGTGCGACGCGCCCGGTAA
- a CDS encoding GNAT family N-acetyltransferase: MPTPSPAALSIRRLTHRDLTACADLSEDRGWPREEHKWGLLLAAGTGYGVDDPEGGLVAACVVTEYGPVGRPDLGAIGMVLVAERHARQGIGRRLMRHVVSEMGTTPLTLHATPHGRPLYEELGFKVTGRAEMVRGHFTSGGPHPAVSTRPATAEDLTTILRLDGEVFGSDRTHILTRLPAFADHLRVAEDNGRIIGYTAAWPNMDDHVVGPLIARDTETAKALIVSLASHTDRPLRTDIDVRHEELLTWVKARGLVSVAFNSVMTYGLSELPGDWTRRYAPLTVAAG, encoded by the coding sequence GTGCCGACACCTTCCCCCGCCGCTCTGTCCATCCGCCGTCTGACGCATCGCGATCTCACCGCCTGCGCTGATCTGTCCGAAGACCGGGGCTGGCCCCGCGAGGAGCACAAGTGGGGGCTGCTTCTCGCGGCCGGCACGGGGTACGGCGTCGATGACCCCGAGGGCGGCCTTGTCGCCGCCTGTGTGGTGACCGAGTACGGGCCGGTGGGGCGCCCCGACCTGGGTGCGATCGGTATGGTTCTGGTCGCCGAGCGGCACGCCCGCCAGGGCATCGGCCGCCGCCTGATGCGCCACGTCGTCTCGGAGATGGGAACGACTCCGCTGACCCTGCACGCGACACCGCACGGACGTCCGCTCTATGAGGAGCTGGGTTTCAAGGTCACCGGACGGGCCGAGATGGTTCGCGGGCACTTCACGTCAGGGGGGCCTCATCCTGCGGTCTCCACGCGCCCGGCCACGGCCGAGGACCTCACCACGATTCTCCGACTCGACGGAGAGGTTTTCGGCTCGGACCGGACCCACATCCTCACCCGGCTCCCCGCCTTCGCCGACCATCTGCGCGTAGCCGAGGACAACGGCCGGATCATCGGATACACGGCAGCCTGGCCCAACATGGACGATCACGTCGTCGGTCCACTGATCGCCCGTGACACGGAGACAGCGAAGGCGCTCATCGTTTCCCTGGCCTCCCACACCGACCGACCGTTGCGCACCGACATCGACGTACGCCATGAAGAACTGCTGACGTGGGTGAAGGCACGCGGCCTGGTGTCGGTCGCCTTCAACTCGGTGATGACGTACGGGCTCTCCGAGCTACCGGGTGACTGGACCCGGCGCTACGCCCCGTTGACCGTGGCGGCGGGCTGA
- a CDS encoding GNAT family N-acetyltransferase, with protein sequence MGDLEIRSATKDDVPEIVAMLADDPLGAERESSDDLAPYFTALERLSGDPNQHVMVAVRAGRVVGTLQLTIIPGLSRRGSTRSIIEGVRVHTDERGSGLGTRLIEWAIDSSRAQGCQLVQLTSDVTRTDAHRFYERLGFEATHVGFKLPL encoded by the coding sequence ATGGGAGATCTTGAAATACGGTCGGCGACCAAGGACGACGTCCCGGAAATCGTCGCGATGCTGGCCGACGACCCTCTGGGCGCCGAGCGCGAGTCGTCGGACGACCTGGCCCCCTACTTCACAGCGCTGGAGCGGCTCAGCGGTGACCCCAACCAGCACGTGATGGTCGCCGTCCGCGCGGGCCGTGTCGTGGGTACGCTCCAGCTGACGATCATCCCCGGCCTCTCCAGGCGTGGCTCCACCCGCTCGATCATCGAAGGCGTACGTGTCCACACCGATGAGCGCGGCAGCGGTCTCGGCACACGACTCATCGAGTGGGCGATCGACTCATCACGGGCCCAGGGCTGCCAGTTGGTGCAACTGACGTCCGACGTCACGCGCACCGACGCCCACCGCTTCTACGAGCGGCTCGGCTTCGAGGCCACCCACGTGGGTTTCAAACTGCCGCTCTGA